Genomic segment of Grus americana isolate bGruAme1 chromosome 27, bGruAme1.mat, whole genome shotgun sequence:
aacatttcaggggcccctccccccctccaggGACCCTCtattggggggggaggggtgcccccccaaatCTTGGGTCCCCtctatttggggggggggctccccccaATTTCTGGGTCCCCaatatttttgggggggggtctcacctGCCCATCCCCCATCGGGGCTGGGGGTTCCAGCGCTGAATCGGGGGGGACCAAGgcctgggggaggggaaaagaagagggGGAGGGGTGATGAGCCCGAATATTTTGGGGGTTCCCCCCCGCTTCCagacacccctcccccccccaaaactcctagcaccccccaaaaaaacccaaaccacccctcccccccctcaaacctcccctcccccaaactcccccctcccccaactcctaggggtgggggaggggaagaatcccccccccccaaaaaaccccaaattttggggtgtcccctcccccccctcacCGTGTCCCCTCTTCccgcgaggaggaggaggaggaggaggaggaggaggaagctgaTGACGTTGAGGATGACGCCGGACGCCTTCATCCCGTCACTGCTGGGGGATCCCGGCACCTCCCGGCTCATTTATCCCCCCCCtacacccctccccccacccccgttcCCGGAAGGGGCcgccccacccccacccccaccccaaccccatCTCCCCCCTTTCCGGGACGTGACCCTGATTTTGGGtggaaaaaagccaaatttgggggggggggggaggggggtttggtttttcttttaggTGGGTTTCGTTGGTTTGGGGGAAAAGAAGGGGTcccgcccctcccccctccccccagggacccctcccccaccccaaagggGACCCCAATTATCCAGggacccctcccccaccccaaagaacccctcccccaccccaatgGCGACCCTGGGGTCCGTGGACCCCTCCCCCACCCTAGAGAAgacccctcccccaccccaaaagaCCCCTCCCCCTCTCAGGGAACCCCTCCCCCCATCCTTAGgggacccctccccccccagggacccctccCCAACACTAAGagctcccctcccccaccccaaaagccccctctcccctcttggggacccctcccccaccccaaaacacccctCCCCCTCTCAGGGAACCCCTCCCCCCATCCTTAGGGGACCCCTCCCCCACCCTAATGGGGACTCAGGGGTCCTGggacccctcccccaccccaaaggttccccctcccccctcttggggacccctccccccccagggacccctctCCTAACCTTAGAggacccctcccccaccccaaaagcCCCCTCCCCCCTCTTGGggacccctcccccaccccaaaggaCCCCTCCCCCCTAGGGACCCTTCCACTACCCTAAGagctcccctcccccaccccaaaagctccttcttggggacacccccccccccccggacccctcTCCTAACCTTAGAggacccctcccccaccccaaaagcCCCCTCCCCCCTCTTGGgaacccctcccccacccccaaggaccccttcccccccaagaggacccctcccccaccccaaaagccccctcccccctctcggggacccctcccccacccccaaggacccctcccccaccccaaaagccccctccccccccctcaggggacccctcccccaccccaaaagccccttccccctcccccccaggggtccccctcccccaccccccccaggcaccccccaccccccctcccctcccccacccccccgctgGCAAGGGGACCGGGCGTCGCGGTGCCGCCGGCCGTGTTTGCTGTCCCCTCCCCGAGGTCACCCCCGAGGGCAGACCGGGAGGCGCCAAccgcggggacacggggggggacatcggggacatcgggggggatggggacatcggggacattgggggggatggggacattgAGGGCGACGGGGACAtcgggggggacggggacatcggggacattggggacatcGGGGACATCAGGGGGGACAGGGGCATCATTGGGggttggggacattggggacatcGAGGACATCAGGGACAttgggggatggggacattggggacatcagggacatTGGGGACGtcagggggatggggacaccagggacatCGGGGACATTGGAGACATTGGggttggggacatcagggacatTGGGGACACCAGGGGGGACAGGGGCATCATTGGGGattggggacattggggacaccagggacatTGAGGACATCATGGGGGgtggggacaccaggggacATCGGGGggttggggacattggggacatcaggggggacagggacatcattgggggatggggacattggggacatcatgggggatggggacaccaggggacATCGGGGggttggggacattggggacatcaggggggacagggacatcattgggggatggggacattggggacatcagggacattggggggatggggacattggggacattggggggatggggacatcgGGGAAACcaggggacattggggacattgggggggatggggacaccagggggcattggggacattgggggggatggggacactggggacatcaggggggacagggacatcattggggatggggacattggggacatcGAGGACATCAGGGACATTGAGGGATGGGGACATCGGGGACATCGGGGACATTGGGggttggggacatcagggacatcaaggacattggggacatcagggacatCGGGGGGACAGGGGCATCATTGGGggttggggacattggggacatcagggacatTGAAGACatcatggggatggggacaccaggggacATCGGGGggttggggacattgggggggatggggatgttggggacatcggggacatcatgggggatggggacatcacTGGGGGGACATCAGGGGGGACAGGGGCATCACTGGGGGTTGGGGACATCGGGGACACCAGGGACACCAGGGACATTGGAGACATTGGGggttggggacatcagggacattgggggatggggacattggggacaccagggacatTGAGGACATCATGGGGGgtggggacaccaggggacATCGGGGggttggggacattggggacatcaggggggacagggacatcattgggggatggggacattggggacatcagggacattggggacatcagtggggatggggacaccaggggacattggggacattgggggggatggggatgttggggacatcggggacatcatgggggatggggacaccagcGGACATCAGGGACATCACTGGGggttggggacattggggacatcGAGGACATCAGGGACAttgggggatggggacattggggacaccagggacatTGGGGATGAcaggggggatggggacatcagggGACACCAGGGACACCAGGGACATTGGAGACATTGGGggttggggacatcagggacatTGGGGACACCAGGGGGACAGGAACATCACTGGGggttggggacattggggacattGAGGACattggggacattggggacattggggacgtcagggggatggggacaccagggacatcggggacattggggggacaGGGGCATCATTGGGggttggggacattggggacattggggacatcaGCTGAAgatggggacattggggacatcagggggatggggacaccagggggttggggacattggggacatcagggacatTGGGggttggggacattggggaAGGATGGGGACATCGGGGACTTCGAGGACATcagggggagatggggacatcggggacattggggacatcggggggcatggggacatcagggacatcggggacattggggggacaGGGGCATCATTGGGggttggggacattggggacatcatgggggatggggacaccagggggTTGGGGACACCAGGGGGTTGGGGACATCGGGGACATCAAGGACATCAGCTGAAgatggggacattggggacatcagggacatCGGGGACATTGGGggttggggacattggggagggatggggacatcgGGGACTTCGAGGACATCAGGAGGAgatggggacatcagggacattggggggcatggggacatTGGGGAGACCAGGGGACATCGAGGACATcagggacattggggacatcggggggatggggacaccagggggtattggggacattgggggggcgtggggacatcaagggggatggggacattggggacattggggacaccAGGGTGGATGGGGACACTGAGGACATGGGGGATGTTGGGGACATCGGGAGGGAGATGGGGACATTGGGGGttggggaccttggggacacTGAGGACATTGGGGGGTTGGGGACAGCGAAGGGACGGCGGCCTTGAGGGGACGGTGGTGGCACcggtggggacggggacagtGACAGCGATGGTGGCACTGGAGGTGACGGTGACACCGGTGGTGACAGCGATGGTGACGGTGACACGGGTGGTGACGGTGACACGGGTGGTGATGGTGACAGCGACGGTGATGGTGACACCGGTGGTGACAGCGATGGTGACGGTGACACGGGTGGTGACGGTGACACGGGTGGTGACACCGATGGTGATGGTGACACCGGTGGTGACACCGATGGTGATGGTGACAGCAGTGGTGACAGCGGTGGTGGCGCTTTTGGTGACGCTGACGGTGACACCGCTGGTGACGCTGATGATGCCGCCGATGCGACGGCGCCGGTGACACCGATGGTGACGGCGACAGTGATGTCACCAACGATGGTGACACCGGCGCGATGGTGACACCAGCGTGACAGCGACAGTGATGTCACCACCGACGGCGACACCGGCGCGACGCTAGCGGGGATGCGAACGGCGACGCGGTGACACGGTGATGGCGACGCGGTGACGCCGTCGGTGgcgccgggggtggggggtggaggtgaCGGTGACagcggggggaggggcggggggaggtgACGGTTGCGACACGGGTGGCGGCAGCCGGGCGGCCCCGCCCTGGGGGAAGGGGGCGTGGCCAAGGCCGGGGTCAGAggtcacccctcccccccccccaacaaccaaactttcacttttttttgggtgttttttcctgctttttttttttttttgggggtttttgtttttttactttttccttttttttttttttttttcctggttttttggggtttccGGGGCagctcctcccctcccccaacccccccctTTTCCGaccacccctcccccacccacccctcccccaccccccccaaaaaaaacccggCGCTAAAAACcgaggggggaaaggggagagggggggaggggcgggatgggggaaggggggggagggggaggccgCCCCTCCCCCGCCCGGGCGGTACAAAACAATAATTAATTACAATAACGTTAATTacaaagggggggggagggggggggggaggggcggcccCTCCCCCGCTTTGCTTCGAattgagggggggggaagggaggggggaggggaagggggatgggtggccccagggtgggggggaggggaagtccgcaatggggtgggggaggggtggcCCCAAGGTGGGCGTGGCCTGAGGGGGGAGGGGTGACCccaaggaggaaggggggggaggggcttTGTggtgtcttccccccccctgcCTGAAGTGGGGGAGGGGAGAcccgagggggggggggaaggggggggggggggatgggtcCCCATGGTGGGCGTGGCCTGAGGGGGGGCGTGTCCCCCGAAGGCGGTGGGGGAGGGGCAGCGTCCCCATGGGGTTTcctggtgccccccccccccccgcagggggtgggggtggggtaGGTGGGGGTGGGGCATTATGTCCTCAGGAAGTgcgggggaggggagaagggggggggggaggggtgtgtCCCCGGTGGGTGGGGgtgcccccggggggggggtggggggtgtgtgggggaggGGCGGTCACTGGGGGGTGCCCTCGGgggtcccctccagcccccgctgctgcagctgggcccGCAGCACGGCGTTCTCGCTCTTCAGCTCCTCCATctgcggggggggaggggaggggggaggggtcAGGGGCGGGGCCTCGCCCGGAGGAGGGGCGGGGCTTCGCCTTAAGGGGCGGGGCTTCGCAcggaggggcggggcttagCACGGAGGGGCGGAGCCTccccatacccccccccccgcaacccACAGTGGACAGGAATGGGGGGGCGTGGCTTAATAGGGAGGGGCGTGGCTTAGCGCAGGGGGCGTGGTTTGGATGGGAGGGGCGTGGCCTAGACGGGAGGGGCGTGGCCTCCCCACATGCAAGCTGCAGTGGCAGGGAAAGGGGGCGTGGCTTTGCCTGGAGGGGGCGTGGCTTAGCATGGAGAGGGCGTGGCCTCCCATGCAACCCACAGCGGAAGGGGGCGTGGTTTTAGCCCGGAGGTGGGCGTGGCTTAGCCCGGGTGGGCGTGGCTTAGCCTAAAGGGGTGTGGTCTCCccgcacacacacccccgcaACCCACACGGGGAAGGGGGCGTGGCTTAGCCCGGAGGGGGGGTGTGGTTTAAGAGTAGGCGTGGCCTAGCAATGAGTGGGCGTGgccaggggagggggagcagcccTGGATCACGTGGAGGGGCGTGGCTTGGGGGGCGTGGCTTGGCagggagggggcgtggcttaGCGGGGGCGTGGCGTggcgggggagggggcgtggcttggcagggagggggcgtggcctcgcAGCGAGTGGGCGTGGCCAGGGAGCCACTTATAGGGGCAGCAGCCACACGCctgggaggggcggggcttgggggggCGAGGTGGGCGTGGCTTAGCGGGGGCGTGGCTTAGCAGGGAAGGGCGTGGCCTAGCAACGAGTGGGCGTGGCCAGCGCCCCAGTGGGCGTGGCCAGGGAGCCGCTTAAaggggcagcagctctgggggggggggcctaaaggggggggggcctaaaggggggggggggctaaaGGGGGGGGCCCTAAAGGGGGCGTGGCCAAAGGGGGCGTGGCCAAAGGGGGCGTGGCACCTGCTGGCGGAGGAGGTCGTTGTCCATCTGGAGGCGTTCGGCCTCCTTGAAGGTCTCCTGGAGGCGCTGGTTGCTCTGGCGAAGCTCCCGCACGTAATCGCAGGCTTTGGAGAGGATCCCCCCTTTGCTCTGCTAGGGGATacccccaaccccaaccccagcccccccccccgccaaaaacAAATTATCATCCCGCCATCCCCAAAATTCACCCACGGAACCCCCAAATCCACCCAGCGAGCCCCAAAATTCACCCAGGGAGCCCCAAAATTCACCCAGGGAACCCAAAATCCACCCAGGGAACCCCAAAATCCACCCAAAATTCACCCAGGGAACCCAAAATTCACCCAGGGAACCCAAAATCCACCCAGGGAGCCCCAAAATTCACCCAAAATTCACCCAGGGAACCCAAAATTCACCCAGGGAACCCCAAAATCCACCCAAAATTCACCCAGGGAACCCCAAAATCCACCCAGGGAGCCCCAAAATCCACCCAGGGAACCCAAAATCCACCCAGGGAACCCCAAATCCACCCAGGGAGCCCTAAAATTCACCCAAAATTCACCCAGGGAACCCCAAAATCCACCCAGGGAGCCCCAAAATCCACCCAGGGAACCCAAAATCCACCCAGGGAACCCCAAAATCCACCCAAAATTCACCCAGGGAACCCCAAAATCCACCCAGGGAGCCCCAAAATCCACCCAGGGAACCCAAAATCCACCCAGGGAACCCCAAAATCCACCCAGGGAGCCCTAAAATTCACCCAGGGAGCCCCAAAATCCACCCAGGGAACCCAAAATCCACCCAGGGAACCCCAAAATCCATCCAGGGAACCCCAAAATTCACCCAGGGAGCCCCAAAATCCATCCAGAGAGCCCCAAAGTTCACCCAGGGAGCCCCAAAATTCACCCAGGGAACCCAAAATCCATCCAGGGAACCCCAAAATTCACCCAGGGAACCCAAAATCCACCCAGAATCCATCCAGGGAACCCCAAAATCCACCCAGGGAACCCAAAATCCACCCAGGGAGCCCTAAAATTCACCCAGGGAACCCCAAAGTTCACCCAGGGAGCCCCAAAATCCACCCAGGGAGCCCCAAGACCCCAGTTGTGCCCCAAAGCTCCTCTAAGATCCCTTTaggtcccctctgccccccaccccaggaccccccccccccaaatctctcCAGAActcccttccccccgccccaggacCCCCATTTCCTCCCCTGTACCCCCCAattgctccccccccccccaggaccccttgggacccccaagacccccccaggaccctccTAGGACCCCCCAGAGCCCCTTTAGGCCCCCTCTttcccccccaggaccccccaaaacccccctgggacccccaaaacccccaggtcccttccccaggtccccccaaatcccccaggaccccccaaaaccctcctgagacccccaaaaccctcctgttaccccccaggaccccctaACCgtgccctgggacccccaaaacccccatgtgtccccccccaggtccccccaaccccccccgggacccccaaaacccccatgtaccccccccagatcccccccaatcccccttgggacccccaaaacctccctgtTCCCCTCCACCcgggacccccaggaccccccaaaacccccatgtaccccccccagatcccccccaatcccccttgggacccccaaaacctccctgtTCCCCTCCACCcgggacccccaggaccccccaaaacccccatgtaccccccccagatcccccccaatcccccttgggacccccaaaacctccctgtTCCCCTCCACCcgggacccccaggaccccccaaaacccccatgtacccccccagatcccccccaatcccccttgggacccccaaaacctccctgtTCCCctccccccgggaccccccagtccccctcccgcccccgggacccccaggaccccccagccccccctcacCGCCCCCGTTTTGCTGTTGTCGGCGCCGCAGTCGGGGATGATCTTGGAGAGCTGCACGATCCAGTTATTGATCTTGTCCCGCCGGCGGCGCTCCACTGCGGGGAcagggggacgtggggggacgtggggggatgtggggggacacggggacgtggggggacgtggggggatgtggggggttgtgggggggacacggggacatggggacatggggacacggggggacgtggggggatgtggggacgtggggggacgtggggggacattgggggacatggggggacacggggatgtggggggacatggggacgtggggggacatggggggttgtggggggatgtggggggatgtggggggacacggggacatggggacacggggggacgtGGGGCGAcgtggggggacatggggggacgtggggggatgtggggggacacggggggacgtggggggttgtggggggacacggggacatggggacgtggggggacgtggggggacgtggggggatgtggggtgacgtggggggacatggggggacacggggacatggggggacgtggggggatgtggggggacgtggggggacacggggacatggggacatggggggacgtggggggacgtggggggatgtggggggacgtggggggttgtggggggacacggggggacgtggggggacgtggggggatgtggggacgtggggggacatggggggacgtggggggacgTGGGTAcgtggggggacgtggggggatgtggggggatgtggggtgacgtggggggacacggggacatggggggacatggggggacatggggggttgtggggggacacagggacatggggacatggggggacgtggggggacgtggggacgtggggggatGTAGGGGGACGTGCggacacagggacatggggacatggggggacgtggggggacgtggggggacacggggacatggggggacgtggggggacgGGGATatggggggacattggggggacagggggacatggggggacgtggggacatggggcGACGTGGGGGGATGTGGAGGGACATGGAGGGGACACGGatgtggggggacacagggggacacggggggacatggggggacatggggggacagagagggacatgggggggcatggggggacagggggacgtgggaggacacggggacatgggggggacataAGGGGACGTGAGGGcacagggggacatggggggacattggggggacatggggacgtggggggacttgggggggcatggggggacatggggggacacagggatgtggggacacgggggggacatggggacatagggggatggggggacatggggggatgtggggacacaCGGGGACAttgggggacacagggggacaTCGGGGGggccccggggtggggggtgggggtgcagggggcgTGGCCAGGGGGGCGTGGCCACCCTCACCCTCGTTGTGCTGCGCCCGACGTCGTTCGTCCCGGGGCACCCGGGGCCCCTCCAGCTTCCTGCGGGGACAGGGGGGCGTGTCAGGGCGGTGCCACGCGTGTCAGGGGCGTGTCAGGGGCGTGTCAGGGGCGTGTCCATGTATGGGGAGGGGTGTCAGGGCGGTGCCACGCGTGTCAGGGGCGTGTCAGGGGCGTGTCCATGTACGGGGAGGGGTGTCAGGGCGGTGCCACGCGTGTCAGGGGCGTGTCAGGGGCGTGTCCATGTATGGGGAGGCGTGTCAGGGTGGTACCACGCGTGTCACTGGCGTGTCAGTGGCGTGTCAGGGGCGTGTCCATGTACGGGGAGGGGTGTCAGGGCGGTGCCACGCGTGTCACTGGCGTGTCAGGGGCGTGTCAGGGGCGTGTCCATGTACGGGGAGGCGTGTCAGGGTGGTACCACGCGTGTCACTGGCGTGTCAGGGGCGTGTCAGTGGCGTGTCAGGGGCGTGTCCATGTATGTGGAGGCGTGTCAGGGTGGTACCACGCGTGTCACTGGCGTGTCAGTGGCGTGTCAGGGGCGTGTCCATGTATGTGGAGGCGTGTCAGGGTGGTACCATGCGTGTCACTGGCGTGTCAGTGGCGTGTCAGGGGCGTGTCCATGTATGGGGCGCGGTGACAGGGAGGTGCCACGCGTGTCAGGGGCGTGTCCATGTATGGGGAGGGGTGTCAGGGCGGTGCCACGTGTGTCACTGGCATGTCAGGGGCGTGTCAGGGGCGTGTCCATGTACGGGGAGGCGTGTCAGGGTGGTACCACGCGTGTCAGTGGCGTGTCAGTGGCGTGTCAGGGGCGTGTCCATGTATGGGGAGGGGTGTCAGGGCAGTGCCACGCATGTCACTGGTGTGTCAGCGTGTGTCCATGTATGGGGAGGCGTGTCAGGGTGGTACCACGCGTGTCACTGGTGTGTCACTGGCGTGTCAGTGGCGTGTCCATGTATGGGGAGCTGCGTCAGGGCGGTGCCACGCGTGTCAGTGGCGTGTCAGAGGCGTGTCGGGGGCGTGCCCACGTATGGGGAGACACATCACGGCGCTACCACGCGTGTCACTGGCGTGTCAGGGGCGCGTCCCCGcacggcgcggcgcggcggtaCCACACGTGTCGGTGGCGTGTCCGCGCACgaggggggggggcgcgtgtcCCAGGCGTGTTTTTTGGGGGCGGGGGTGGCAAGGCGTGTCGGGGCGTGTCGGGGCGTGTCGGGGCGTGTCACTCACGGGGAGTAGGGGTGCCCGCGGGGGGCGATGCTGCGCTGGGTCCCCGGCTGCAGGACGTCCTGCGGCGTCATCATGACGTAAAACTGACCTGGAAaagggggggacgggggggggggttacaCCCGAAACGGGGCGCCCCCCCCGATATTTGGGGTGTCCCCCTGATATTTGGGGTGTCCCCCTGAATTTTAGGGTGTCCCCACAATATTTAGGGTGTCCCCCCGATATTTGGGGTGTCCCTCAATACTTAGGGTGCCCCCTCAATATTTGGGGTGTCCCCACGATATTTGGGGTGTCCCCCTGAATTTTAGGGTGTCCCCCCGATATTTAGGGTGTCCCCACAATATTTAGGGTGTCCCCACGATACTTAGGGTGCCCCCCGGATATTTGGGGTGTCCCCCTGATATTTAGGGTGTCCCCACAATATTTAGGGTGCCCCCCAATACTTAGGGTGCCCCCCCGATATTTGGGGTGTCCCCACGATATTTGGGGTGTCCCCCTGAATTTTAGGGTGTCCCCCCGATATTTAGGGTGTCCCCACAATATTTAGGGTGCCCCCCAATACTTAGGGTGCCCCCACGATatttggggtgtccccccaaATTTTAGGGTGTCCCCACGATACTTACGGTGTCCCCCAATATTTGGGCTCCCCCCCCAATatttggggtgccccccaaTACTTAGGGTGCCCCCTCAATATTTGGGGTGTCCCCCAATATTTAGGGTGCCCCCCAATACTTAGGGTGCCCCCCGATATTTGGGGTGTCCCCACGATATTTGGGGTGTCCCCCTGAATTTTAGGGTGTCCCCATGATACTTACGGTGCCCCCCAATATTTAGGGTATCCCCACAATACTTAGGGTGCCCCCCGATATTTGGGGTGTCCCCACGATATTGGGGGTGTCCCCCCAAATTTTAGGGTGTCCCCACGATACTTAGGGTGTCCCCCAATATTTGGGCTCCCCCCCAATatttggggtgtccccccaaATTTCAGGGTGTCCCCCCGCTATTCGGGGCGCCCCCCAGTGTTTAAGGTGTCCCCCTGATatttggggtgtccccccccgaATTTTAGGGTACCCCCGATACTTAGGGTGTCCCCCAATatttggggtgtccccccaaATTTTAGGGGTCCCCCCAAATTTTAGGGCAGCCCCCGATATTTGGGGTTTCCCCCACTATTTATAGCATCCCCCCCCTGATATTTGGGGCATCCCCCCCGATATTTGGGGTATCCCCACCATATTTGGGGTATCCCCATGAtatttggggtgccccccccccccaaaatctcaCCTCCGGCCTGGGCCAAAGTGGGGTCCCCCTGCACGGAGAcggtcccgtcccc
This window contains:
- the USF2 gene encoding upstream stimulatory factor 2 isoform X1 — protein: MDMLDPGLDSAAGSAAPSHEKSQEAEEGVDLQEGEGAPGEEAAVAIASVPVPVPVPGAFADAGLQYQFRTESNGGQVTYRVVQVTEAALDGPEGAAVSVVSTFAGATQAVIQNPFSNGGSPGTEGGAEARFAWGGDGTVSVQGDPTLAQAGGQFYVMMTPQDVLQPGTQRSIAPRGHPYSPKLEGPRVPRDERRRAQHNEVERRRRDKINNWIVQLSKIIPDCGADNSKTGAQSKGGILSKACDYVRELRQSNQRLQETFKEAERLQMDNDLLRQQMEELKSENAVLRAQLQQRGLEGTPEGTPQ
- the USF2 gene encoding upstream stimulatory factor 2 isoform X2 → MDMLDPGLDSAAGSAAPSHEKSQEAEEGVDLQEGEGAPGEEAAVAIASVPVPVPVPGAFADAGLQYQFRTESNGGQVTYRVVQVTEAALDGPEGAAVSVVSTFAGATQAVIQNPFSNGGSPGTEGGAEARFAWGGDGTVSVQGDPTLAQAGGQFYVMMTPQDVLQPGTQRSIAPRGHPYSPKLEGPRVPRDERRRAQHNEVERRRRDKINNWIVQLSKIIPDCGADNSKTGASKGGILSKACDYVRELRQSNQRLQETFKEAERLQMDNDLLRQQMEELKSENAVLRAQLQQRGLEGTPEGTPQ
- the HAMP gene encoding hepcidin; translation: MSREVPGSPSSDGMKASGVILNVISFLLLLLLLLLLAGRGDTALVPPDSALEPPAPMGDGQILSPLKASPRNLLGDGQPPQIRRRRHSSHFPLCSYCCNCCRNRGCGLCCRT